TCGAGGACACACACGGCACCCGGGCGGGAGCCGGCCCGATGAGAGACTATTGGATCGATCAGTGCACCTGGGTGCTGGAGCGTAACGGCTGGTAAAAACCAAGCCCGCCAGCGTCTTCCTGCAACCCCATGCAGGGGATCATCTCCCGTGCCCGAACAAGGCACACCCGAAATTTATATCTTCACTTCCACAGTGATAAGGCATCCATAAAAACACCCAACTTGGGGAGGTTGTCAGACAGCCATCCATGATGCAGCCTGATGATGACCCACGCTGCACCTAAGGCATGCTTGGTTCGGCAGCTTCGGGCGACTCCGCGGAGAAGAAACACCCGCGGATTCAAACCTAACAAAACCCAACGAATGAAACATCCATCAGATGTAGAGCATGGCGGAGCTATGGCCGGATCCCAAAGGGAAATCGCAATAGCCCCCAAAAGAAAATCCGTCCTCCGGACCTTCCTGCTGACCCTCGCCATCGGCGTCTCAGGCGGCCTCGCCGACCCTGCATCGGCGATCGGCGCAGGCGATGCCGACACGATGTTCAGTGGCTTCAACAATGCCTTCCTCGTAAACGGCAACTACTATAAGAATAAGATCAACGGCAGCACCTTCGACGAAGGCTGGACCGGAGCCATCAATATTCTGGTCGCCCAGGACGCCTTCGAGCGCACCGGCAGCATCGCCCACAAGAACCTCGTCAATGCTCTCTGCACCACCTTCCTGCAGAAGTTCCCGCCGGGATACGAATGGGACGGCTGGAACGACGACATCGGATGGATCTCCATCATGCTTGCCCGTGGCTACCTGATCACTGGGAATGCCGATCTGCTCTATAACGCCCGCGTTCCCTGCTTCGACATGGTTTGGGCACGCGGCTGGGATACCCAGTACAATGGCGGCGGCATTTGGGAGCAACAGCCGAACATGACGCCACCGGGCGAGATCATCGACAAGCAGGCCCTCTCCAACAACACCATGGGCAAGGCCGCCTGCCTGATCTACATGGGCAACCACGACCAGTGGTACTTGGACCGCGCGACGCAGATCTACACCTGGGTGCGGGCGAATCTCTATAACACCTCGACCGGCCACGTTTACAACGGTATCCAGCCCAATGGGACGGTCAACACCAGCCGGAACGTCTACAACCAAGGCACCTTCGCCGACTTCGCGAACTACCTCTATCAGATCACGGGGAACGTGATGTACTACAACGATGCCAAAAGGGCGCTCGACTACGTCAAGGGCCCCAGCTGGTACAACAATGGCATCATGACTGGCGGAGGCACCAATACCTGGTCGGACGAATACGCCCGCGCGCTGGGCCACTTCTGCCGGGATAACCGCCAGTGGGCGACCTACCACAGCTGGGCCGTGGCCAATGCCAACGCCGCCTGGGCCCGCCGTCGCACCGACTACAATGTCTGCTGGAGCGACTTCAGCCAGCAAACGCCGAACGACAACAACGTCATCACGAATCGCTTCTGCGATGCCGTGGCCTGGCTGCAGTTCACCCCCGTCAACATCCCCGGCAACATCTGGGGACGGCACACCATCGTCGGCATGAACAACATGGCGATCGATACCCTCGGTCTGACCGCGAATAACAGCATCGTCGGGCTCTGGGGCCTGAACTCCGGCCAATCCCAGATCTGGAACTTCAGCCAGAATGCCGACAACTCCTGGAACATCGTCAGCCAGTCCAGTTGGAAGGCACTCGACGTTCCGGGCGGCAATCCCGCGAACAACACCAAGATCATCCAGTGGCCGCCAACACGCGGCAGCAACCAACGCTGGTGGGTCGACCAACAGGCGGATGGCAGCTACCGGATCTGGAACCAGCAGAGCGGCGCATCCCTCGATAGCACCACCACCACCACCAATGGCACCTCCCTCATCCAGTGGGGTTGGAGTGGCGGTCCCCAGCAGCGCTGGCGCCTGCAGTAAAGCACCCGAACTCCGGCACCGCCCTCTCGGGGGCGGTGCCTCTACCCATCCCAGGCTTACCACCCTGTAGTCCCACCAAACTCCGTCGCCATCCGTCCCCGCCAAGCACGATGAAGCTTCCCATCCTCCTATCGGCCACCGCCTCGCTCCTCCTCGGAGCATTCGTGCTTTCCCGCCATCACCCGCCAAGCGCCATCACCGACGCACCCCTTTCATCCCCCGCAAGGCCCAAACGCGAACGCGCTAACATCACCCTCGCCACCGAACCCCTGCTCGCACAACTCACCCGCTGGCGCGACGGCACCGCGCACCTCGATCGCGAAACCATCCACGCTCTCGCCGACAAGCTCCTGCAACTCGATACCGATGCCGCAGCACGTTTCGCCGAATCGATTCCCCTCGGCCCGCACCGCGATGAAGCCCTCCGCCGCTTCGCCCAAGGCCTCGCCACCCGCGCCCCGGAAAGAGCCGAACACTGGGCCGTAACCCTATCCGATGAAGCCGAACGCACCGCCGCCTTGGCTTACATCTGCACCCAGATCGCCCGGACGGACGCAGCCGGAGCCATCCACAAGGCCGAGCACCATCAACTCGACCAGGCCTCCAGCATCACCGTGGAGAATCTCGTCCATCAATGGGCCGACCAGGATCTCCCCGCCGCCACTGCTTGGACTCTCGCCCGGCCTCACGGGCAGCAACGCGAGCAAATGTGCAGCCGTCTTGCCATCGTTCAATCCGCCACGGAACCGGAGCAAGCCGCGCGCTTGGTGCTCGAAGAAATCCCCGAGGGACCCAACCAGACCGAAGCCCTCATCTCCGTGATCTCCCAATGGGCCACCCGCGATCCACAATCCGCCACCATCTGGGTCGAATCCTTTCCCTCCGGCTCCCTCAAGGAAAGAGCCGAGAACGAACTCCAGCAACTCGGCAAGCTGCGTTGACCCGCCGGGAGGTCGAGTCGCCCCCCTCCCCACGCTGCCTTTCACTGATCACTGCTGAATGATCACCCGGCACTCTGCCTTTCACCCCGCAACCTCGATGGCGACCTTGCGGGCTTTCAGCGCCTCGATAACGGCCACCTCTGCCTCGAGTAACGCGTAGGCCGCTGCGATCACCGCGTCCATGGCGTGCTCTTCCTTGGCATCGGCGCTCCGCTCAAGCTTCTCGATCTCCCGATCGGTGCGCCAATCTTCGAACTTCGCCACCAGTTCGTCTTTCTTCTCCTCGAGATAATGGAGAACCCTCTCCTTCGCGGAAGCCGCCTTCTCCCGTTCGGCGTCCAAGCGTGCCAGCGCGGTGCTTCCACGTGTTTCCAGTTCCTCCACACTTCCCTGCACCGCCGCCGCCAGATGGCTCCGGGTCTCGGCCAGATAGGTTTCGGCGGACTCAAGGCGTTCGCCCAGACGAACGATGGATTGGTCGAGTTTCAGGCTCATGATTTAAGGGAATAGCTAGCCGACATAAGAGCGAAATCCCCGAGACACTGCAATCGAAACCAAGACCGGACCACGCCCAAGTCCTTGCCCTTCCCTCGAGTGCGCCATGTCGCCCGGACGACCGGTGATATCATTCATCCAGTAGTGCGGCACGTTCCTCTACGCTCTTGGACCTCCGCCCTCCGCCCTCCGCCCTCCGCCCTCCGCCCTCCGCTTATCGAAACCGAGATCTTCCTTGCCCCCATCAAACCGCCAAATTACCCAAATCAACCCATGGACGAAGCATCTTCTCCCGATTTCGATCGCTTGCTGGCATTTCTCGAACGGCTTCCGGCAATCGATCTTCCAGCCGGAGCCAGATCCATCGGAAGAGGCCGCTTCGCCAATGGAAACTGGTGGGTGAAATTCAGGCTGGATCCCGATCACCCCTTGGCATGGCGTCATGTCCAGGAACTGGGGTTTGTGTTGAATCTCCTTTCAGTGGAAGAACGGCTTCCCACCATCTTCAAGCCCGTCTCTCCGCCACCTTATTTGAATGGCGGCGTCGAGTTCCTATCATGGATAATCGAATCGACCCACGCCGAGTTCCCGCCCGACCTATGTGCCGAGTGGCTTGAAGGAAGGCTACCACGCCCGGTCGAGAATCTTGCCGAGTGGAAGTTCGCCAGCGAACAGGACTAGGCTCAAAGATGTGAACATTCCTGCCCTGTCACGTGACACGAGCAGCGTAAGCCACCCGCCCGAAAGCCTCTCAAGCCCCTCCTTAACCTGGCAGTAGAAGCTCCCGGAGAAACCGGCAAAGATCCCCGATCGACCTCCCCTTTCCATCGCCGTGCGGCCCATCTTCCAAGAAAATCCCTGCCTCCCTTCCGGTTCGTTTACCCATCCGTTTCTTACTGCCAACCTGCGAAACGCCGCCTGTTATTTTTCATGTT
This portion of the Luteolibacter luteus genome encodes:
- a CDS encoding RICIN domain-containing protein; translation: MKHPSDVEHGGAMAGSQREIAIAPKRKSVLRTFLLTLAIGVSGGLADPASAIGAGDADTMFSGFNNAFLVNGNYYKNKINGSTFDEGWTGAINILVAQDAFERTGSIAHKNLVNALCTTFLQKFPPGYEWDGWNDDIGWISIMLARGYLITGNADLLYNARVPCFDMVWARGWDTQYNGGGIWEQQPNMTPPGEIIDKQALSNNTMGKAACLIYMGNHDQWYLDRATQIYTWVRANLYNTSTGHVYNGIQPNGTVNTSRNVYNQGTFADFANYLYQITGNVMYYNDAKRALDYVKGPSWYNNGIMTGGGTNTWSDEYARALGHFCRDNRQWATYHSWAVANANAAWARRRTDYNVCWSDFSQQTPNDNNVITNRFCDAVAWLQFTPVNIPGNIWGRHTIVGMNNMAIDTLGLTANNSIVGLWGLNSGQSQIWNFSQNADNSWNIVSQSSWKALDVPGGNPANNTKIIQWPPTRGSNQRWWVDQQADGSYRIWNQQSGASLDSTTTTTNGTSLIQWGWSGGPQQRWRLQ